In a genomic window of Nitrospiraceae bacterium:
- a CDS encoding cation transporter, with the protein MTLNLLLVCIPLAVGLDWYGASPIAIFIASALAIVPLAGLMGQATEQLSIYVGATIGGLLSASLG; encoded by the coding sequence ATGACCTTGAACCTGCTGCTGGTTTGCATCCCGTTGGCGGTTGGGCTGGATTGGTACGGCGCCAGTCCGATCGCAATCTTTATTGCTTCCGCCCTCGCTATCGTGCCACTGGCTGGACTGATGGGGCAGGCGACGGAGCAGCTCTCAATTTATGTTGGAGCCACCATCGGCGGCTTGCTGAGCGCGTCTCTCGG